In the genome of Cryptomeria japonica chromosome 8, Sugi_1.0, whole genome shotgun sequence, one region contains:
- the LOC131030291 gene encoding pathogenesis-related protein PR-4-like produces the protein MASKVVKWIAISFLVASMFSNFENVCVNGDTYTAFNTYDSAGRHYSIDGLYCAAYDSNQTLEWRKEYLWTAYCDKAGQPMEPSLCGTCIQVTNNSTGQSVTVRILDRCQNGGLVLEMDAFIAIDRKGKGQHNGHMFTTYKFVGC, from the exons ATGGCTTCCAAGGTTGTGAAGTGGATTGCTATAAGCTTCCTTGTGGCATCCATGTTCTCTAACTTTGAGAACGTCTGTGTTAATGGCGACACATATACCGCATTCAATACCTATGATTCTGCTGGTCGTCATTACTCCATTGATGGGCTATATTGCGCCGCATATGACTCTAATCAGACACTAGAGTGGCGCAAGGAATACCTTTGGACTGCCTATTGTGACAAAGCCGGCCAGCCGATGGAACCTTCCCTCTGCGGCACCTGCATCCAA GTGACAAATAATTCGACGGGTCAAAGTGTGACAGTGAGAATTCTGGACCGGTGCCAAAATGGAGGATTGGTTTTAGAAATGGATGCTTTTATTGCTATTGATCGAAAAGGAAAAGGACAGCATAATGGCCATATGTTTACTACCTACAAGTTCGTGGGCTGTTAG